The genomic region GCAGGTCGAAGGCATCACCACAACCGTCGGTTTCCACAACTGGATCCTCCGAAACGAAGCCTTCGTAAACGGCACCGTGGACACCAAATTCGTCGACCGAAACTACGAAGGCCAAACGTCTTAGGGTTGCGTCACCGCTAGGAAAAGTCGTTCTGGCCGTAGCGGAAGTCGCCAAGACTTTCGGCAATTCACGATGCAGACCGAAACTCTTGACGAGTTCCGCTACCCCATTGGTCGATGCCACTCCTGATTCCGTTGGTCCCCAAGGAATAACCATGCGAGTCTTTGTGACTGGCGGCACTGGCTTGCTGGGCAACACGATCCTTCGCCAACTGTCGGGCGCCGGACATGACCTGATCGCTTTGGTGCGAGGCGAACCCGATCCCCAGGTCTTCGATGGGATCAACACGACGTTCGCTCACGGCGACCTCCTCGATCAAACCGCGATCGAAAATGCGGTGGCTGACTGCGATGTGGTCATTCACTCCGCCGGCATGATCCACCTGGGTTGGAAACGCCTCGACGACAGCATGGCCGTCAACCGCGACGGCACCCAAACCATCGTCGACGCCTGCCTGCATCACGATTGCAAACTCGTTCACGTTGGCACCGTCAACACGCTCGGTATCGCGGACCGCAACGGCGTGGCGAACGAAGACACTCCGCTGGACCACGCAGGCGGGCAAATCCCGTGCAGCTACGTCCTCAGCAAACGAGCTGGCAACGAGGTCGTTTTGCAGGGCGTCCAAGATGGCCTGAAAGCCGTCTTGGTTCACCCGGGGTTCATGCTCGGTCCCTGGGATTGGAAACCCAGCAGCGGCCGGATGCTTCTGGAAGTCAGCAAAGCCTGGCGGCCGCTCTCACCTTCAGGCGGCAACAGCACCTGCGATTCGCGAGACGTGGCCGCCGCCGCCATCCGCGCCGCTGAAAAGCTGATCAGCAATAAAATCCCCGCGGGCCGGCAATACATCTTGGCTGGCCACAACATGCGATACCTCGAACTGTGGAAAGCCATGACCGAGGCGATGGGTGCCCGCCAACCGCTCATGCGTGCCGGGCCGGCTCAGCGATGGATCGCAGGAGTCGCCGGCGACGTGGTCGGCAAACTGCTGCCACACGAAGTTGACTTCAACAGCGCCGCCGTGGGCATGTCGAGCCAATACCACTACTACGACAGTTCGCGAGCCCAAAGCGAACTCGACTACAAAATCCGGCCGTTTGAAGAAAGCCTGGCCGACGCTGCGAACTGGATCCGCCACCACCACCAGTGAAGCTGGGCACAGACACAATCGCAAGCACCAGGATTTTCGCCATTTTCTAAGATTGGGCGCAATGTTTGGCTCGGACATCCGTGAGACTCTTTGAACAGTCGGTCCACCCACCTGGAACTGCGTTTTGGATTTCGATTCCACCGCCGCCGAACCAACGACTCGCGCAAGTCTGCTTTTGAGACTGCGTGATTCCAAGGATGAATTCGCCTGGGCCGAGTTCTCTGCCGTCTATGAGCCGGTGATCTACCGCCTGATCAAACGGCGTGGGGTGCAGGACGCGGACGCTCGCGAGATTGTGCAAGAGATTCTGATGTCGGTCGCCGGTGCGATCGAGCGGTTTGACGTGACCGCCCAAGGCTCTTTTCGCGGTTGGCTCAGCCGAATCACGCGAAACGCAACCATCGACCGACTGAGATCGGTTCAGTCTCGCCGCGAACTGAATGGAGGCAGCAGCATCGTTCGAATCATCGACGCCG from Rhodopirellula bahusiensis harbors:
- a CDS encoding NAD-dependent epimerase/dehydratase family protein, whose translation is MRVFVTGGTGLLGNTILRQLSGAGHDLIALVRGEPDPQVFDGINTTFAHGDLLDQTAIENAVADCDVVIHSAGMIHLGWKRLDDSMAVNRDGTQTIVDACLHHDCKLVHVGTVNTLGIADRNGVANEDTPLDHAGGQIPCSYVLSKRAGNEVVLQGVQDGLKAVLVHPGFMLGPWDWKPSSGRMLLEVSKAWRPLSPSGGNSTCDSRDVAAAAIRAAEKLISNKIPAGRQYILAGHNMRYLELWKAMTEAMGARQPLMRAGPAQRWIAGVAGDVVGKLLPHEVDFNSAAVGMSSQYHYYDSSRAQSELDYKIRPFEESLADAANWIRHHHQ
- a CDS encoding RNA polymerase sigma factor translates to MDFDSTAAEPTTRASLLLRLRDSKDEFAWAEFSAVYEPVIYRLIKRRGVQDADAREIVQEILMSVAGAIERFDVTAQGSFRGWLSRITRNATIDRLRSVQSRRELNGGSSIVRIIDAVASNEQGIDGTQQDAELSHEFDRDHRQQLFRWAASKVRSRTGERNWIAFWRTAVEDQSIAAVASDLGISEGSVYVARCRILKRIRELVHQRLSD